In Deltaproteobacteria bacterium, the sequence GGAAAATCTTTCTGCCAGAAGTGATGCCAGGGATATTCAAGAGGGCCTTTTTCGGGGCACTGGATGAAATGTCCCGGTTCTGGGTCCTTTCTTACAAGAAGAAATACAGTGTGGCTACGGCAGCAAAACAAATAAGTGATTATTTCCTCCAGGGGATCCTTGCCGGAGAAGCCCGTGAAGGCAATGCTCCACCCGAATAATCGAAAGAAAAATCCGGGCATGCGCGCGTGAAAGCTGCTTAATCTGACACCATCCGGGAAAGGCATCATGCCGATACCGAATTGCTGTTGATGGCATGAGACTTAACGAATCACCCAAACCCTCTCCCCCTTGGGGTAGAGGACAGTGTGAGGGGGGAACCCAAACTAGCCCTGGATTATTGGGAAGTTATTTTTTGCCTTGACAACTGACCTGACTCAACTTAATTTTCAGGCAGTAAAAAGCGCATCTTAATCAGTAACAAAAACTGCGGAGATCCTCTTTGAGTATCTCCGTTTTATTTTTTGGTAACCGTTCACGGGTTCATTCAGGGATTCAAGGTTCAAGGTTGAATTCTTATGCCGGGAGTTGTGCGGTTTACCTTAAGCCTTGAACGTTGAGCCCGGAACCTGTGAACCCTTATCATTTTTTACAGTGGAAAGACATATGAAAACATTATCAGATACCTCCGGTTCCCAAGATTATACGGCCTTGATCTATGAGTTCAGCGGGCAGAAGGTTAAACCTGATATAGCCTCGGAACTGTGGCCCAAAATAATGCAACATAAGTGGGTGCTTTCTGAAAAACTGGGCCGTGATGTAGGAATAAAGGTGGCCTGTCTGGATTTTATGGAAAATATCGAGCCCATGCATCAAGATCTTCACGATGCACAGAGGATTCAGCTTCTCAAGTCGCTGGGGGCACAGATGATCGACCGATCAATCTGGGATACCATATCCGAGACCCAACCGCCGAAACAGATCGTGAACAAGAGAATCATACTTCCCCTGACGGCAACCGAGCTTGCACGCAAACATGCAGTCATTCCGCCCCGCACCATCATCTTTTTCGGTCCGCCGGGTACGGGCAAGACCCACTTCGTTCAGGCCATAGCAGGCATACTTCAGTGGTGGTATATCGAGGTCAGCCCCAGTACCTTGATGATCGACGGAGAAGACCGTCTCGGTGCAAATCTGAAAACCTTGATAGAAAAGGCCGGCAATCTCGACGAGGTGGTCCTGTTCATAGACGAATTCGAGGAAATAGCGGAAAGCCGGGATCATGCCTCCCGCATCGACAAATCAATTACAAACGAATTCCTCAAACAGGTACCCCTGTTAAAGAGAAAAGAGAGGCATAACCTCCTGGTGTGCGCCACTAATTACATCCGGCAACTGGACAAGGCCCTGTTGCGGCCCGGTCGTTTTGATTGCATTATTCCGGTCGGAGGATTGGACGATCAG encodes:
- a CDS encoding AAA family ATPase, coding for MKTLSDTSGSQDYTALIYEFSGQKVKPDIASELWPKIMQHKWVLSEKLGRDVGIKVACLDFMENIEPMHQDLHDAQRIQLLKSLGAQMIDRSIWDTISETQPPKQIVNKRIILPLTATELARKHAVIPPRTIIFFGPPGTGKTHFVQAIAGILQWWYIEVSPSTLMIDGEDRLGANLKTLIEKAGNLDEVVLFIDEFEEIAESRDHASRIDKSITNEFLKQVPLLKRKERHNLLVCATNYIRQLDKALLRPGRFDCIIPVGGLDDQGRRTIFEYYLRDTNRGDVDVDGIIPMISLFTPADIEYLFQRVRQLAFEREYVKGEDYRVTTETFLEIIPDITPTLTSEIIEDFEQDCLRYTRY